Proteins encoded within one genomic window of Acidovorax sp. 107:
- a CDS encoding hemerythrin domain-containing protein produces the protein MPSISLRTIREEHASLAAVLHSLRLMLDQGPGDEPAAFFDVMRAMLFYIDEFPERQHHPKETQLLFPKVAERSPQAAEAIAQLDRDHEGGEAAVRELQHLLLGWELMGDARREAFVLALESYIRFYLEHMRLEETVVLPAAQATLLPDDWAAIDAAFASNTNPLAPGKPRDAAYDRLFTRIVMRAPSPIGLGSPS, from the coding sequence ATGCCGTCGATCAGTCTGCGAACCATTCGCGAAGAGCACGCGTCGCTTGCGGCGGTGTTGCACTCGCTGCGCCTGATGCTGGACCAGGGTCCGGGCGACGAACCCGCTGCGTTCTTTGACGTGATGCGGGCCATGCTGTTCTACATCGACGAGTTTCCGGAGCGGCAGCACCACCCCAAGGAGACGCAGTTGCTGTTCCCCAAGGTGGCCGAGCGCTCACCCCAGGCAGCAGAGGCCATTGCACAACTGGACCGGGACCACGAGGGTGGCGAGGCAGCGGTGCGCGAGTTGCAGCACCTGCTGCTGGGCTGGGAGCTGATGGGCGACGCGCGCCGTGAGGCGTTTGTGCTGGCGCTGGAAAGCTATATCCGCTTTTACCTGGAGCACATGCGCCTGGAAGAAACCGTGGTGCTGCCAGCCGCCCAGGCAACCCTGCTGCCAGATGACTGGGCCGCCATCGACGCGGCCTTTGCCAGCAACACCAACCCCCTGGCTCCGGGCAAGCCGCGCGACGCGGCGTATGACCGGTTGTTCACCCGCATCGTGATGCGGGCGCCGAGCCCCATTGGATTGGGAAGCCCCTCCTGA
- the cueR gene encoding Cu(I)-responsive transcriptional regulator, translating to MTTPQSINTAPTARTKAAAPRAIAWPVPIGVAARRAGISARMVRHYESLGLINGVARTDSGYRQYTEADVHALHFIRRSRDLGFSMEEIAELLGLWHDHSRASSQVKRIAQQHIDDLSERIAQMQAMQRSLQTLVSCCQGNDRPDCPILDDLASGQAEHHTPRALRKTLPNQ from the coding sequence ATGACCACGCCCCAGTCCATCAATACCGCGCCGACCGCGCGCACCAAGGCCGCAGCGCCCCGCGCCATCGCCTGGCCCGTGCCCATCGGCGTCGCCGCGCGGCGCGCAGGCATCTCGGCGCGCATGGTGCGGCACTACGAATCGCTGGGCCTCATCAACGGCGTGGCGCGCACCGACAGCGGCTACCGCCAGTACACCGAGGCCGATGTGCACGCCCTGCACTTCATCCGCCGCAGCCGCGACCTGGGCTTCTCGATGGAAGAAATCGCCGAGCTGCTGGGCCTGTGGCACGACCACAGCCGCGCCAGCAGCCAGGTCAAGCGCATCGCGCAGCAGCACATCGACGACCTGAGCGAACGCATCGCCCAGATGCAGGCCATGCAGCGCAGCCTGCAAACGCTGGTGTCCTGCTGCCAGGGCAACGACCGGCCGGACTGCCCCATCCTGGACGATCTGGCCTCCGGGCAGGCAGAACACCACACACCCCGGGCCTTGCGCAAAACGCTACCAAATCAATAG
- a CDS encoding TetR/AcrR family transcriptional regulator, translated as MPHAKVATRRRSATPTAAAPSSAPAAKQVKLAKPVKKAAKAESAPAAPASAPTAAASPWPPVSHRERQREAKRNAVLQAAAQLFNERGFHATSLDDIAARLNVTKPTLYYYVKNKDEILLQCVSKGLTMMLEGIDASRAAGGKAIDQLMTCMQVYARIVTMDFGMCLIRVGDEQLPPESRKELRRLKSAIDQEFRRLVAEGVAEGSLQPCDPKMTAFVIAGALSWIGRWYQPDGEYTPEQVAQQCIATLCDGVLRRPAAVIADSAVSAPVPQPKPASGKAKTRAQRGGG; from the coding sequence ATGCCCCACGCCAAAGTGGCAACCCGCCGCCGCAGCGCCACCCCCACCGCCGCAGCGCCGTCTTCTGCACCCGCTGCCAAGCAGGTCAAGCTGGCCAAGCCGGTCAAAAAGGCCGCGAAGGCTGAGTCGGCCCCAGCCGCCCCTGCGTCAGCCCCGACCGCTGCGGCGTCTCCCTGGCCCCCGGTGTCGCACCGCGAGCGCCAGCGCGAGGCCAAGCGCAATGCGGTGCTGCAGGCGGCGGCCCAGTTGTTCAACGAACGCGGCTTTCACGCCACCTCGCTCGACGACATCGCCGCGCGCCTGAACGTGACCAAGCCCACGCTGTACTACTACGTGAAGAACAAGGACGAGATCCTGCTGCAGTGCGTGAGCAAGGGCCTCACGATGATGCTGGAGGGGATTGATGCCTCGCGCGCTGCGGGCGGCAAGGCCATTGACCAGCTCATGACCTGCATGCAGGTGTATGCGCGCATCGTCACCATGGACTTCGGCATGTGCCTGATCCGCGTGGGCGACGAGCAGCTGCCCCCCGAAAGCCGCAAGGAGCTGCGCCGCCTGAAGTCCGCCATCGATCAGGAGTTCCGCCGCCTGGTGGCCGAGGGCGTGGCCGAAGGATCGCTGCAGCCCTGCGACCCGAAGATGACGGCTTTTGTGATTGCCGGTGCGCTCAGCTGGATCGGCCGCTGGTACCAGCCCGATGGCGAATACACGCCCGAGCAGGTGGCGCAGCAGTGCATTGCGACGCTGTGTGATGGGGTGTTGCGGCGGCCTGCGGCGGTCATCGCCGATAGCGCTGTTTCAGCGCCAGTCCCCCAACCAAAGCCCGCCAGCGGCAAGGCAAAGACCCGTGCCCAACGCGGTGGAGGCTAG
- a CDS encoding cation-translocating P-type ATPase → MNTITTPPNTAPESLHSLDLGISGMTCASCVGRVERALRKVPGVQEASVNLATESARIAFVTQVGADAAAMEAVLRRAVRNAGYEPRALGQDEAVEDLSPWAGFLPVGIGLLLSAPLVLPMIGDLFGQHWMLPAWMQFALATPVQFILGARFYKAGWHAAKALSGNMDLLVALGTSAGWGLSMWLWLTAPTDHPGHVPHLYFEASAVVVTLVLLGKWLEARAKRQTTAAIRALHALRPDVVHLLSKSGEVDVPVAEVLVGDQLVVRPGERIPVDGTVHEGHTQVDESMLTGEPLPVARDVGAALTGGSINGDGRIVMAVTAVGAETVLAQIIRLVEDAQAAKAPIQRLVDQVSAIFVPVVLVVALVTLAGWLAMGAGLEAALIHAVAVMVIACPCALGLATPAAIMAGTGVAAKHGILIKDVQALELAHKVDVVAFDKTGTLTVGQPRLTAFEVVPGLDDAVVMAAVAAVQSGSEHPLARAVVAAAGERQIHVATAQDVRAVPGRGTEGEVEGQSYLVGSLRWMQELGVGLGPLSDRAEALQREGATVSAVAQRVTEGLALRAVMAFGDEPKPGAREALAALKARGIRTVMVSGDNRGAAEAMARRLGLDPAAGEVMAEVLPGDKAAKVAALQQGSDGKRHHVAMVGDGVNDAPALAAADVGMAMGNGTDVAMHAAGITLMRGDPMLVAAALDISRRTVMKIRQNLFWAFAYNVAGIPLAALGFLSPVVAGAAMALSSVSVMANALLLKRWRM, encoded by the coding sequence ATGAACACCATCACCACCCCCCCCAACACTGCGCCCGAGTCCCTCCACTCGCTGGACCTGGGCATTTCTGGCATGACCTGCGCAAGCTGCGTGGGCCGTGTGGAGCGCGCGCTGCGCAAGGTACCCGGCGTGCAGGAGGCCTCGGTCAACCTGGCGACCGAGTCTGCGCGCATTGCCTTTGTCACGCAGGTGGGCGCTGACGCTGCCGCGATGGAGGCGGTGCTGCGCCGCGCGGTGCGCAATGCGGGCTACGAGCCCCGGGCGCTGGGGCAGGACGAGGCGGTGGAAGACCTGTCGCCCTGGGCGGGGTTCCTGCCCGTGGGCATTGGCCTGCTGCTGTCGGCGCCGCTGGTGCTGCCGATGATCGGCGACCTGTTTGGCCAGCACTGGATGCTGCCCGCCTGGATGCAGTTTGCGCTGGCCACGCCGGTGCAGTTCATTCTGGGGGCGCGGTTTTACAAAGCGGGCTGGCATGCGGCCAAGGCGCTGAGCGGCAATATGGATTTGCTGGTGGCGCTGGGTACCAGCGCGGGCTGGGGCCTGTCGATGTGGCTGTGGCTCACAGCGCCCACAGACCATCCGGGGCATGTGCCGCACCTGTACTTCGAGGCCTCGGCCGTGGTGGTCACGCTGGTGCTGCTGGGCAAGTGGCTGGAGGCGCGCGCCAAGCGCCAGACCACGGCGGCCATCCGCGCGCTGCATGCGCTGCGGCCCGATGTGGTGCATTTGCTCTCCAAATCTGGCGAGGTAGATGTGCCCGTGGCCGAGGTACTGGTGGGCGATCAATTGGTCGTGCGGCCCGGCGAGCGCATCCCTGTGGACGGCACGGTGCACGAGGGGCACACGCAGGTGGATGAATCCATGTTGACCGGCGAGCCCCTGCCGGTGGCGCGCGATGTGGGCGCGGCGCTGACGGGTGGATCGATCAACGGTGATGGCCGCATCGTGATGGCGGTGACGGCTGTGGGCGCCGAGACGGTGCTGGCCCAGATCATCCGGCTGGTGGAAGACGCCCAGGCCGCCAAGGCGCCCATCCAGCGGCTGGTGGACCAGGTGTCGGCCATCTTTGTGCCGGTGGTGCTGGTGGTTGCGCTGGTGACCCTGGCGGGCTGGCTGGCCATGGGTGCGGGGCTGGAGGCGGCGCTGATCCACGCGGTTGCCGTGATGGTGATTGCCTGCCCTTGTGCGCTGGGGCTGGCCACGCCCGCGGCCATCATGGCGGGCACGGGTGTAGCGGCCAAACACGGCATCCTGATCAAGGACGTGCAGGCGCTGGAGCTGGCCCACAAGGTGGATGTGGTGGCCTTTGACAAGACAGGCACGCTGACCGTGGGTCAGCCCCGGCTCACGGCGTTTGAGGTGGTACCGGGTCTGGATGATGCGGTGGTGATGGCGGCGGTGGCGGCGGTGCAAAGCGGCAGCGAACACCCGCTGGCGCGGGCGGTGGTGGCGGCTGCGGGCGAGCGGCAGATCCACGTGGCCACCGCGCAGGACGTGCGCGCCGTGCCCGGGCGCGGCACCGAGGGCGAGGTGGAGGGCCAGAGCTACCTGGTGGGCAGCCTGCGCTGGATGCAGGAGCTGGGGGTGGGCCTGGGCCCGCTGTCAGACCGCGCGGAGGCTTTGCAACGCGAAGGCGCCACAGTGTCCGCCGTGGCCCAGCGTGTGACTGAGGGATTGGCATTGCGCGCGGTCATGGCCTTTGGCGACGAGCCCAAGCCCGGCGCGCGCGAGGCGCTGGCGGCACTGAAGGCGCGGGGCATTCGCACGGTGATGGTGTCGGGCGACAACCGGGGCGCGGCTGAGGCCATGGCGCGCCGCCTGGGGCTGGACCCGGCTGCGGGCGAGGTGATGGCCGAGGTGCTGCCGGGCGACAAGGCGGCCAAGGTGGCTGCGTTGCAACAGGGCAGTGATGGCAAGCGCCATCATGTCGCGATGGTGGGCGACGGCGTTAACGATGCCCCGGCGCTCGCTGCGGCCGATGTGGGCATGGCGATGGGCAATGGCACGGACGTGGCCATGCATGCAGCGGGCATCACGCTGATGCGTGGCGACCCGATGCTGGTGGCGGCGGCGCTGGATATCTCGCGCCGCACGGTGATGAAGATCCGCCAGAACCTGTTCTGGGCGTTTGCGTACAACGTGGCGGGCATTCCGCTGGCGGCCCTGGGCTTCCTGAGCCCGGTGGTGGCCGGGGCCGCCATGGCGCTGAGTTCGGTCAGCGTGATGGCGAATGCCCTCCTACTCAAGCGGTGGCGCATGTGA
- a CDS encoding ATP-binding protein, protein MPTSVAQLQQWLLEPEGQRLEFKEAKQNYHFDTLVKYCVALANEGGGTMVLGVTDKRPRRIVGTQAFEEPGRTEAGLHQKLGHRIPVEELLLPEGRVVIVHVPPRLPGTAWEIDGRYFKRAGDDLAALSGQELREMFAETGPDFSAQPCPGATLADLEPESIALFRERWARKTGDPRRRELSDLQTLRDTELLVEGDQVSYAALILFGTRAGLTRWLAQAELVFEYRSSEAAGPAADREEYRAGFFAWQDALWKKINLRNDRQSYQDDFFRMDLPTFDEVPVREAILNAVAHRDYRLGGSVFVRQFAKRLEVVSPGGLPPGITPENIIDQQYPRNRRLAEALGRCGLIERSGQGLNLMMESAVRQGKPLPSFAGTAAHEVRLTLEGGVRNPAFVRFMERLGDETLRSFSTLDYLALECLQQGRPMAPQLLERLPALAEVGAVETIGRGKTAKYILAAALYASLGSKGSYTRKRGLDHGTNKALLLQHLKDQGEAGAPLSEFRQVLPSLPMKAVQKLLDELRNEGVINVLGQRRWARWYLSEAAVFKPTGNT, encoded by the coding sequence ATGCCCACCTCTGTCGCCCAGCTTCAACAATGGCTGCTTGAACCCGAAGGCCAGCGCCTGGAATTCAAGGAGGCCAAGCAGAACTACCACTTTGACACGCTGGTCAAGTACTGCGTGGCCCTGGCCAACGAGGGCGGCGGCACCATGGTGCTGGGCGTGACGGACAAGCGGCCCCGTCGCATTGTGGGCACACAGGCGTTTGAAGAGCCAGGACGCACCGAGGCGGGTCTGCACCAGAAGCTTGGGCACCGCATCCCCGTAGAAGAGCTGTTGCTGCCCGAAGGGCGCGTGGTGATCGTTCACGTTCCGCCACGCCTGCCGGGCACAGCATGGGAGATCGATGGCCGCTACTTCAAGCGCGCGGGTGACGACCTAGCAGCCCTGAGCGGCCAAGAGCTGCGGGAGATGTTTGCAGAAACAGGTCCCGACTTTTCGGCACAGCCCTGCCCCGGCGCCACGCTGGCCGACCTGGAGCCCGAGTCCATCGCCCTGTTCCGCGAACGCTGGGCGCGCAAGACTGGCGACCCACGCAGGCGCGAGCTGAGCGACCTGCAAACGCTGCGCGATACCGAACTGCTGGTGGAGGGCGATCAGGTGAGCTATGCAGCGCTCATTCTGTTTGGTACGCGTGCGGGCCTCACGCGGTGGCTGGCACAGGCAGAGCTGGTGTTTGAATACCGCTCGTCCGAAGCCGCAGGCCCGGCAGCCGACCGCGAGGAATACCGCGCAGGCTTCTTTGCCTGGCAGGACGCATTGTGGAAAAAGATCAACCTGCGCAACGACCGGCAGAGTTACCAGGACGATTTCTTTCGCATGGACCTGCCCACCTTTGACGAGGTGCCCGTGCGCGAGGCCATCCTGAACGCGGTGGCCCACCGCGACTACCGCCTGGGCGGCTCGGTCTTTGTGCGGCAATTTGCCAAGCGGCTGGAGGTGGTTAGCCCCGGTGGCCTGCCGCCCGGCATCACGCCCGAGAACATCATTGACCAGCAATACCCGCGCAACCGCCGCCTGGCCGAGGCGCTAGGGCGCTGCGGGCTCATCGAACGATCCGGCCAGGGCTTGAACCTGATGATGGAAAGCGCCGTGCGCCAAGGCAAGCCCCTGCCCAGCTTTGCAGGTACTGCCGCGCACGAGGTGCGGCTGACGCTGGAGGGTGGCGTGCGCAACCCGGCGTTTGTGCGGTTCATGGAGCGGCTGGGGGACGAGACGCTGCGCAGCTTTTCTACATTGGACTATTTGGCGCTGGAATGCCTGCAACAGGGTCGGCCCATGGCACCTCAGCTGCTGGAACGGTTGCCCGCCCTTGCGGAAGTGGGTGCCGTAGAAACTATCGGTAGGGGCAAGACCGCCAAGTACATCCTGGCGGCCGCCTTGTATGCGTCGCTGGGTAGTAAAGGCAGCTATACCCGGAAGCGGGGCTTGGATCATGGAACCAACAAGGCTTTGCTGCTGCAGCATCTCAAAGACCAAGGCGAAGCCGGTGCGCCACTGAGCGAGTTCAGACAAGTGCTGCCGTCCCTTCCCATGAAGGCCGTACAGAAGCTCCTGGATGAGTTGCGCAATGAAGGGGTGATCAATGTTCTCGGTCAGCGGCGCTGGGCCCGTTGGTATCTATCAGAGGCAGCCGTCTTTAAGCCAACTGGCAATACCTAG
- a CDS encoding heavy-metal-associated domain-containing protein, whose translation MATNTTTFQVQGMTCGHCERAVTQAVQQVDPNAQVRIDRASGKVDVDSTAPREALAAAIAEEGYTVAA comes from the coding sequence ATGGCAACCAACACCACAACCTTCCAAGTACAGGGCATGACATGCGGCCACTGCGAACGCGCCGTCACCCAGGCCGTGCAGCAGGTAGACCCTAACGCCCAAGTCCGCATCGACCGCGCCAGCGGCAAGGTGGACGTGGACAGCACCGCCCCCCGCGAAGCCCTGGCCGCCGCCATTGCCGAAGAAGGCTACACCGTCGCGGCCTGA
- a CDS encoding methyl-accepting chemotaxis protein → MNLFSLMRQFTIRLRMLGAIGVVLGLLGLLGGAGMLGMFRIHDMSQNFMDNAFAKVSTMAELRGEMGAIRQYEKDMIIGYEKTEAVKAAHTKWLASHEKAKKTASKFLEGADDADNAVVRKIITKLDSYKDLFAHVARQLEAGGYDTATIANRMSGKAVAEFDEADKLMAELDTVLRSEVSKSVAQQGEVSNQTKWLFVLAVLITVVVVVPTTLMNMNSICRPLEDARKMAQAIAGGDLSQHITAEGKDEVADLQRALREMQQGLGALVAQVRDASGNIATASQEIATGNQDLSQRTEQTASNAQEAVSSLSQLTSTVQQTASSSQMANQLAASASQMATQGGGVVQQAVASMHEISTSSRKIGDIIGLIDSIAFQTNILALNAAVEAARAGEQGRGFAVVASEVRSLAQRSAAAASDIKGLIQNSVTAVDGGVRHVEEAGTAMKDIVSSVQRVGDIIGEITAAASEQSAGIGQVNSSVGEIDRMTQQNAALVEQSAAAAESLREQAARLSHVVQQFRLAESAAGYGHGGLVAAAYADQQPQALAAGPAQARLAH, encoded by the coding sequence ATGAATCTCTTCTCGCTCATGCGGCAGTTCACCATACGTTTGCGCATGCTGGGGGCCATTGGGGTGGTGCTGGGGCTGTTGGGCCTGCTGGGCGGCGCGGGCATGCTGGGCATGTTCCGCATCCACGACATGAGCCAGAACTTCATGGACAACGCGTTTGCCAAGGTGAGCACCATGGCCGAGCTGCGGGGCGAGATGGGGGCCATCCGCCAGTACGAGAAGGACATGATCATCGGCTACGAAAAGACGGAGGCCGTGAAGGCGGCCCACACCAAGTGGCTGGCCAGCCACGAGAAGGCCAAGAAGACCGCCAGCAAGTTCCTGGAAGGCGCCGATGACGCCGACAACGCGGTGGTGCGCAAAATCATCACCAAGCTCGACAGCTACAAGGACCTGTTCGCCCATGTGGCGCGCCAGCTGGAGGCCGGTGGCTACGACACCGCCACCATTGCCAACCGCATGAGCGGCAAGGCCGTGGCCGAGTTTGACGAGGCCGACAAGCTGATGGCCGAACTGGACACCGTGCTGCGCAGCGAGGTCAGCAAATCCGTGGCGCAGCAGGGCGAGGTGTCCAACCAGACCAAGTGGCTGTTTGTGCTCGCGGTGCTGATCACGGTGGTCGTGGTGGTGCCGACCACCCTGATGAACATGAACTCCATCTGCCGTCCGCTGGAGGACGCACGCAAGATGGCACAGGCGATTGCGGGGGGCGACCTGTCGCAGCACATCACCGCCGAGGGCAAGGACGAAGTGGCCGACCTGCAGCGCGCGCTGCGTGAGATGCAGCAGGGCCTGGGGGCGCTGGTGGCGCAGGTGCGCGATGCCAGCGGCAACATCGCCACGGCCAGCCAGGAGATCGCCACGGGCAACCAGGACCTGTCGCAGCGCACCGAGCAGACCGCCAGCAACGCGCAGGAGGCTGTCTCCTCGCTGTCGCAGCTCACGTCCACGGTGCAGCAAACTGCATCGTCCTCGCAGATGGCGAACCAGCTCGCCGCATCGGCCTCGCAGATGGCCACCCAGGGCGGTGGCGTGGTGCAGCAGGCCGTGGCCAGCATGCACGAGATCTCGACCTCCAGCCGCAAGATCGGCGACATCATCGGCCTGATCGACTCGATTGCGTTCCAGACCAACATCCTGGCGCTGAACGCGGCCGTGGAAGCCGCGCGGGCAGGCGAGCAAGGCCGGGGCTTTGCCGTGGTGGCCAGCGAGGTGCGCAGCCTCGCCCAGCGCAGCGCAGCGGCGGCCAGCGACATCAAGGGCCTGATCCAGAACAGCGTGACGGCCGTGGACGGCGGCGTGCGCCATGTGGAAGAAGCGGGCACGGCGATGAAGGACATCGTGAGCAGCGTGCAGCGCGTGGGCGACATCATTGGCGAGATCACGGCGGCGGCGTCCGAGCAGTCGGCCGGCATCGGCCAGGTGAACAGCTCAGTGGGCGAGATCGACCGCATGACGCAGCAGAACGCCGCGCTGGTCGAGCAGTCGGCCGCTGCGGCCGAGTCGCTGCGCGAGCAGGCTGCACGCCTGTCGCACGTGGTGCAGCAGTTCCGGCTGGCCGAGTCGGCGGCGGGCTACGGCCATGGCGGCCTGGTCGCTGCGGCATATGCCGATCAGCAGCCCCAGGCGCTGGCTGCGGGCCCCGCCCAGGCGCGCCTGGCGCACTGA